A portion of the Halobacillus ihumii genome contains these proteins:
- the groES gene encoding co-chaperone GroES: protein MLKPLGDRIVIELVEEEQTTASGIVLPDSAKEKPQEGKIVAVGTGRVTDNGEKIALEVSQGDHIIYSKFAGTEVKYEGNEYLIIRESDILAVVQ from the coding sequence TTGTTAAAGCCACTAGGTGATCGTATTGTAATTGAATTAGTAGAGGAAGAACAAACTACTGCAAGCGGTATCGTGCTTCCAGACTCTGCGAAAGAAAAGCCTCAAGAAGGTAAAATCGTAGCGGTTGGAACAGGTCGTGTAACGGATAACGGTGAGAAGATTGCACTTGAAGTTTCACAAGGTGATCATATCATCTATTCTAAGTTTGCAGGTACTGAAGTAAAATATGAAGGCAATGAATACTTAATCATTCGCGAAAGTGATATTTTAGCAGTCGTTCAGTAA
- the groL gene encoding chaperonin GroEL (60 kDa chaperone family; promotes refolding of misfolded polypeptides especially under stressful conditions; forms two stacked rings of heptamers to form a barrel-shaped 14mer; ends can be capped by GroES; misfolded proteins enter the barrel where they are refolded when GroES binds): protein MAKEIKFSEDARRAMLRGVDTLADAVKVTLGPKGRNVVLDKKFGSPLITNDGVTIAKEIELEDHFENMGAQLVSEVASKTNDVAGDGTTTATVLAQAMIREGLKNVTSGANPVGIRRGIEKAVEVATEELRKISKPIEGRESISQVASISASDDEVGQLIAEAMERVGNDGVITIEESKGFNTELEVVEGMQFDRGYASPYMVTDQDKMEAVLEDPYILITDKKINNIQEVLPVLEQVVQQSKPLLLISEDVEGEALATLVVNKLRGTFNAVAVKAPGFGDRRKAMLEDIAVLTGGQVITEDLGLDLKNTTIDQLGRASKAVITKENTTIVEGNGNPEQIASRVAQVRAQSEESTSEFDKEKLQERLAKLAGGVAVIKVGAATETELKERKLRIEDALNSTRAAVEEGIVAGGGTALVNIIKSVEGLGLQDDEATGGSIVLRALEEPVRQIVHNAGLEGSIIVERLKGEAVGTGFNAASGEWVNMVDSGIVDPTKVTRSALQNAASVAAMFLTTEAVVADHPEEDNGGGGGMPDMGGMGGMGGMM, encoded by the coding sequence ATGGCTAAAGAAATTAAATTTAGTGAAGACGCACGCCGCGCCATGCTTCGTGGTGTAGATACATTGGCTGATGCCGTAAAAGTAACACTGGGACCAAAAGGGCGTAATGTAGTTCTTGATAAAAAATTCGGTTCCCCGCTTATTACTAACGATGGGGTAACGATTGCCAAAGAAATCGAATTGGAAGATCACTTCGAAAATATGGGTGCACAGCTTGTATCCGAAGTTGCTTCTAAAACAAACGACGTAGCGGGTGACGGTACAACAACTGCAACTGTTCTAGCTCAAGCTATGATCCGTGAAGGTCTGAAAAACGTAACGTCTGGTGCTAACCCAGTCGGAATCCGCCGCGGAATTGAAAAAGCCGTAGAAGTTGCTACAGAAGAACTTCGTAAAATCTCTAAGCCAATCGAAGGCCGTGAGTCTATCTCACAAGTTGCTTCCATCTCTGCTTCTGATGATGAAGTAGGTCAGCTAATCGCTGAAGCTATGGAACGCGTAGGTAACGATGGCGTTATCACTATTGAAGAATCTAAAGGATTTAACACAGAACTAGAAGTGGTTGAAGGTATGCAATTCGACCGTGGGTATGCTTCTCCTTACATGGTTACAGACCAAGATAAGATGGAAGCTGTTCTTGAAGATCCTTACATCTTAATCACAGATAAGAAGATCAACAACATCCAGGAAGTTCTTCCTGTACTTGAACAAGTTGTTCAGCAGTCCAAGCCGCTTCTATTAATCTCTGAAGATGTAGAAGGGGAAGCTCTAGCAACACTTGTTGTGAACAAACTTCGCGGTACATTTAACGCTGTAGCAGTTAAAGCACCAGGCTTCGGTGATCGCCGTAAAGCGATGCTTGAAGACATTGCCGTGCTAACTGGCGGTCAGGTTATTACCGAAGATCTTGGCTTAGATCTGAAGAACACGACCATTGATCAGCTTGGACGTGCTTCCAAAGCCGTGATCACTAAAGAAAATACAACAATCGTTGAAGGAAACGGAAACCCAGAGCAAATCGCATCCCGCGTAGCTCAAGTCCGTGCCCAATCTGAAGAATCTACTTCAGAATTCGATAAAGAAAAACTACAAGAGCGCCTTGCTAAACTAGCTGGCGGAGTTGCTGTCATCAAAGTAGGTGCAGCTACAGAAACAGAATTGAAAGAGCGTAAACTACGCATCGAAGACGCCCTAAACTCTACTCGCGCAGCAGTAGAAGAAGGTATCGTTGCTGGTGGTGGTACAGCGCTTGTAAACATCATCAAATCCGTTGAAGGTCTAGGCCTTCAAGACGACGAAGCTACAGGTGGAAGCATCGTGCTACGTGCCCTAGAAGAGCCTGTACGCCAAATCGTACACAATGCTGGACTTGAAGGTTCTATCATTGTAGAACGTCTGAAAGGTGAAGCAGTAGGTACTGGCTTCAACGCAGCTTCTGGCGAATGGGTAAACATGGTCGATAGCGGCATTGTTGACCCAACTAAAGTAACTCGTTCTGCGCTGCAAAACGCAGCATCTGTTGCGGCTATGTTCCTGACTACTGAAGCAGTCGTTGCTGACCACCCTGAGGAAGACAACGGCGGTGGCGGCGGTATGCCAGACATGGGCGGAATGGGTGGTATGGGCGGCATGATGTAA
- the istB gene encoding IS21-like element helper ATPase IstB codes for MKKTVNELQDQFRQLRLSETAEELPQLLREAEKSSWTYLEFLESITRYELAKREAKSFEKRMKWARFPFVKSLDEFELNGQNVLTARQLTQLRELSWLEQQYNLIILGPPGIGKTYIAIGLGLEAVSRGFNVYFATMGELVQLLKTEEYLNKSKVQLKRMRNADLVIIDDLMYMAMDQREANLFFHLINHLYERSSIILTSNKSPEEWGNLIGDQGITTAILDRLLHRVEVIQGGENEESYRMKNRKSIF; via the coding sequence ATGAAGAAGACCGTGAATGAATTACAAGATCAATTTCGTCAGTTACGTCTATCAGAAACTGCGGAGGAGCTTCCACAGCTTCTTCGCGAAGCTGAAAAATCTTCATGGACCTACTTAGAATTCTTAGAATCTATTACGCGATATGAACTAGCAAAACGGGAAGCCAAAAGCTTTGAAAAAAGAATGAAATGGGCACGATTCCCTTTCGTGAAGTCATTAGATGAGTTTGAACTGAATGGTCAAAACGTGCTGACTGCCCGCCAGCTAACACAACTCAGAGAATTAAGCTGGCTGGAACAGCAGTATAACCTAATTATTCTTGGGCCACCTGGCATTGGGAAAACGTACATCGCAATTGGACTGGGTCTCGAAGCTGTTTCCAGAGGATTCAACGTTTACTTCGCTACAATGGGTGAGCTTGTACAGCTCTTAAAGACGGAAGAATATCTGAACAAATCAAAGGTACAACTGAAACGAATGAGAAACGCTGACCTTGTGATTATTGATGATTTGATGTACATGGCGATGGATCAGCGAGAGGCAAATCTGTTTTTCCATTTGATTAACCATTTATACGAACGAAGTTCGATCATCTTAACCTCAAATAAAAGTCCAGAGGAATGGGGGAATCTGATTGGTGATCAGGGGATTACGACAGCGATTTTAGATCGTTTACTCCATCGTGTGGAAGTTATACAGGGCGGAGAGAATGAGGAAAGTTATCGTATGAAAAACAGAAAAAGCATCTTTTAA
- the istA gene encoding IS21 family transposase has translation MLYLKIKDLYKRKFKVAQIAKELKISRPTVYKYLEMTFDEAKAYTELPIGKKKKLDSYKDWILAWLEEYPHLSAAQIHDWLLERYPNLAVGGSTVRSYVKDIREFYQIEKKVTVRQYEAIPEQPMGKQLQVDWGETKQKTTESKEIKLYFIAFVLAHSRQKYMEWQTRPFTTRDAIRCHENAFQFYGGCPEEIVYDQDHLITVSENAGQLLLTAEFQSYVNERKFKVHLCRRADPESKGMIENVVKYIKGNFADSRVFSDIEDWNQRGLQWLMRTGNYQVHQTTKKRPAEVFLVEKQHLKPVSSLLSYESTNNQSITRSVSKDNTIRYKSNRYSVPLGTYQTNADNHVLIEVTGEEPPTLVIRKEAESEIIAEHVISLEKGKLIQNRNHIRDRSKGVEEFKRRLISFFENKTQASGYFDEISQRYPRYRRDQFAIIHQVIKQYPTVIETVLTKCMREKLFSANDFRDMAKHINRLPHEPVKEAKSFYTYPAKYSHIKTSTRSINAYTSILGGLS, from the coding sequence GTGTTGTATTTAAAAATTAAGGACCTATATAAACGGAAGTTTAAAGTAGCACAAATCGCTAAGGAGCTTAAGATCTCAAGACCAACTGTCTATAAATATTTAGAGATGACTTTTGATGAAGCAAAAGCTTATACAGAACTGCCTATTGGGAAGAAAAAGAAATTAGACAGCTACAAAGACTGGATCCTTGCCTGGTTAGAAGAATACCCTCACTTGAGTGCTGCACAAATACATGATTGGCTTCTAGAGAGATACCCGAACCTGGCGGTCGGTGGAAGTACGGTGAGATCATATGTTAAAGATATCAGGGAATTCTACCAGATTGAGAAGAAGGTAACGGTTCGCCAATACGAAGCAATACCTGAACAACCAATGGGGAAACAACTTCAGGTAGACTGGGGTGAAACAAAACAGAAGACAACGGAGAGCAAAGAGATCAAGTTGTATTTCATTGCGTTTGTCCTCGCTCACTCCAGACAGAAGTATATGGAATGGCAAACAAGGCCATTTACCACGAGGGATGCGATCCGATGTCATGAAAATGCATTTCAATTCTATGGAGGATGTCCAGAAGAAATCGTATACGATCAGGATCACTTAATTACAGTGAGTGAAAATGCAGGACAGCTGCTTTTAACAGCTGAGTTTCAAAGTTATGTGAATGAACGTAAGTTTAAGGTTCATTTGTGCAGAAGAGCTGATCCGGAGTCTAAAGGTATGATTGAAAATGTAGTGAAGTACATAAAAGGTAATTTCGCAGACAGTCGAGTGTTCAGTGATATAGAGGATTGGAATCAGCGGGGGCTACAATGGCTAATGCGTACCGGAAATTATCAAGTTCATCAGACAACAAAAAAAAGACCAGCTGAAGTGTTTCTCGTCGAAAAGCAACACTTAAAGCCAGTCTCTTCCCTACTTTCATATGAAAGTACCAATAATCAAAGTATAACAAGAAGTGTAAGCAAGGACAATACAATCCGGTATAAGTCCAATCGATATTCCGTCCCTCTCGGGACTTATCAAACAAACGCTGATAACCATGTTTTGATTGAAGTTACAGGTGAAGAACCACCGACGCTCGTGATTCGAAAAGAAGCAGAAAGTGAAATCATTGCGGAACACGTTATCAGCTTAGAAAAAGGGAAACTCATTCAAAATCGCAATCATATCCGTGATCGATCCAAAGGTGTTGAAGAGTTTAAACGACGTTTGATCTCCTTTTTTGAAAATAAAACACAGGCATCTGGTTACTTTGATGAGATCAGCCAAAGATACCCAAGGTATCGTCGAGACCAGTTTGCGATCATTCATCAGGTCATCAAACAGTATCCAACGGTAATCGAGACCGTATTGACCAAGTGTATGAGAGAAAAGCTGTTTAGTGCAAATGACTTTCGTGATATGGCCAAGCACATTAATAGATTGCCTCATGAGCCGGTAAAAGAGGCAAAATCCTTTTATACCTATCCCGCAAAATATAGTCACATTAAGACCTCTACCCGTTCTATAAATGCTTATACCAGCATATTAGGAGGTCTATCATGA
- a CDS encoding sodium:solute symporter family protein yields MAAWTWAATLMMSSSTGYQYGISGPYWYAGGACIQVLLFAIVAIHLKRKAPHAHTFLEFIAQRFDKKNHRLMLVFALMTNIIVTSMVILGGAIALHSLTGMNLFIAAFLIPLTFTIYTMIGGLKASFIADYLNTVMIFIILAIFATAVYYKFGITTVYEGLRNLPDSQQMLTMASIPGLFFGMINIIGNFGTVFVDQAYWQRAIASKDNAASKAYIYGGIAWFAIPFAIATFMGVSAAGLGITVDSPDAVAPEMAAHLLGSVGSILFLTMLFMAVMSTGAAELTAITNIIVTDIYRHSINPNASSQKLLSVSRKVTLGFGLAMGILSILLFYVGISLSFVYMAMGIFVSGAVIPVTLGLMWAKATNKGTFYGALCGMVSGITVWIVSAYLMSGEISVESLGQLHTMLFGNLTVFIVSGIISIGHGWIVNQEFDFESLQDKFKSFDDEDIEPEEEVSYGRTAAK; encoded by the coding sequence ATAGCTGCTTGGACTTGGGCAGCTACACTCATGATGTCCTCATCAACTGGCTATCAATATGGAATTAGTGGACCCTATTGGTATGCTGGCGGTGCTTGCATCCAAGTACTATTATTTGCTATTGTAGCCATTCATTTGAAAAGAAAAGCACCACATGCGCACACATTTTTAGAGTTTATCGCCCAACGTTTTGATAAAAAGAATCATCGATTAATGCTTGTGTTCGCCTTAATGACAAATATTATTGTGACATCTATGGTTATTCTTGGTGGAGCTATTGCCTTACATTCATTAACAGGAATGAATCTATTTATTGCAGCTTTCTTAATCCCGTTAACGTTTACCATTTACACTATGATTGGCGGGTTAAAAGCTTCGTTCATTGCGGATTACTTAAACACGGTCATGATCTTTATTATACTTGCTATTTTTGCAACAGCTGTTTATTACAAATTTGGAATAACAACAGTCTATGAAGGATTGCGTAATTTACCAGATTCGCAGCAGATGCTAACGATGGCATCGATACCAGGGCTGTTTTTCGGGATGATCAATATAATCGGAAACTTTGGAACCGTATTTGTGGATCAAGCTTATTGGCAGCGTGCCATTGCAAGTAAAGATAATGCAGCTTCTAAAGCCTATATTTATGGAGGCATCGCTTGGTTTGCGATTCCTTTTGCGATTGCAACCTTTATGGGGGTTAGTGCCGCAGGACTTGGAATAACTGTCGATTCTCCAGATGCGGTGGCACCTGAAATGGCGGCTCATTTACTTGGGTCTGTGGGATCGATTCTATTTTTAACGATGTTATTTATGGCTGTTATGTCAACAGGTGCGGCTGAACTAACAGCGATTACAAATATTATTGTGACTGATATTTATCGTCATTCTATTAACCCAAATGCCAGTAGTCAGAAATTATTAAGTGTCTCCAGGAAAGTTACACTTGGATTTGGACTAGCGATGGGAATTCTTTCAATCTTACTTTTCTACGTAGGGATCAGTCTTAGCTTTGTTTATATGGCGATGGGAATCTTTGTTAGTGGGGCGGTTATTCCGGTAACACTTGGATTGATGTGGGCAAAGGCTACGAATAAAGGAACTTTTTACGGTGCTTTATGCGGTATGGTAAGTGGGATTACGGTTTGGATCGTTTCTGCTTACTTGATGTCAGGTGAAATTAGTGTAGAGTCACTAGGTCAGCTCCATACGATGCTTTTTGGAAATCTAACGGTTTTTATTGTTAGTGGAATAATTTCCATTGGTCATGGATGGATCGTTAATCAAGAGTTTGATTTTGAATCCTTACAAGATAAGTTTAAAAGCTTTGACGATGAAGACATTGAACCTGAGGAGGAAGTGAGTTATGGAAGAACAGCAGCTAAATAA
- the ureA gene encoding urease subunit gamma, producing the protein MKLTPIEQEKLQLFLAGELASKRKERGVKLNYPEATALLSCFVMEGARDGKSVQQLMEEGKHVLSADELMEDVAEMLDSVQVEATFPDGVKLVTLHNPIIAEV; encoded by the coding sequence TTGAAGTTAACGCCGATTGAACAAGAGAAACTGCAATTATTTTTAGCAGGAGAACTAGCTTCCAAACGTAAAGAACGTGGTGTTAAGCTCAATTACCCTGAAGCAACAGCACTTCTATCGTGTTTTGTCATGGAAGGTGCCCGTGATGGAAAAAGCGTTCAACAATTAATGGAGGAGGGCAAACACGTGCTATCAGCAGATGAGCTCATGGAGGATGTTGCTGAGATGCTTGACTCTGTTCAAGTGGAAGCGACGTTCCCGGACGGAGTTAAACTTGTTACTCTTCATAACCCAATTATAGCGGAGGTGTAG
- the ureB gene encoding urease subunit beta, producing the protein MRPGAFDIQEGWIEINKGRESIDLVVKNEGTRSIQIGSHFHFAEVNPGLAFDRKKAIGLRLDIPSGTAVRFEPGEEKSITLIPFGGKKQVHGFNNKAHGYMDGRGKLQTEDKLKSWEQEVKRHEVRS; encoded by the coding sequence GTGAGACCAGGGGCTTTTGATATCCAGGAAGGATGGATAGAAATAAACAAGGGTCGGGAATCCATTGATTTAGTAGTAAAAAATGAGGGAACACGCTCAATTCAAATCGGATCACATTTTCATTTTGCCGAAGTCAATCCGGGACTAGCTTTTGATAGAAAGAAAGCGATTGGGCTTCGCCTTGACATTCCATCAGGAACAGCTGTGCGTTTCGAGCCTGGGGAGGAAAAATCTATCACGCTCATTCCCTTTGGGGGTAAGAAGCAAGTGCACGGATTTAATAACAAAGCACATGGGTATATGGATGGACGAGGTAAACTACAAACGGAAGATAAACTCAAATCGTGGGAACAAGAGGTGAAGAGACATGAAGTTAGATCGTAA
- the ureC gene encoding urease subunit alpha, with product MKLDRKQYADLFGPTTGDRIRLADTDLWIEVEHNYTTYGDEAVFGGGKTIRDGMGQNGRVTSREQALDLVITNALIVDYTGIVKADIGVKDGRIVDIGKAGNPDTMDGVSPNLVIGTGTEVMAGEGKIITAGGVDSHIHFIAPQQMETAISSGITTMIGGGTGPATGSKATTSTSGPWHLHCMLEAAEDFPVNVGFLGKGNASTKQPLIEQIEAGAIGLKLHEDWGSTPAAIETCMNVVEENDVQVAIHTDTLNEAGYLENTLEAIGNRVIHTYHIEGAGGGHAPDIMKLASYANILPSSTTPTMPYTENTMVEHLDMMMVCHHLDPKAQEDLAFSHSRIRAGTIAAEDILHDIGAASMTSSDSQAMGRVGEVLIRTWQTADKMKKQRGPLQGDMRSDNNRVKRYIAKYTINPAITHGVSHEVGSIESGKLADLVLWDPAFFGVKPELVFKGGHIARAQMGDPNASIPTPQPVLMRQMYASYGKANASTSLTFMSQSSIANQLPEKLGLQKKIAPVKQVRRLSKLDMKLNNSLPDIQIDPKTYDVYADGEMLSCEPVNELPLTQKYFLF from the coding sequence ATGAAGTTAGATCGTAAACAGTATGCTGATTTATTTGGGCCGACGACGGGTGATCGTATCCGTTTAGCTGATACCGATTTGTGGATTGAAGTAGAACATAATTATACGACTTATGGCGATGAAGCCGTTTTCGGAGGTGGAAAGACCATTCGTGATGGGATGGGGCAAAATGGTCGAGTTACTTCAAGGGAACAAGCGCTCGATCTTGTCATAACGAATGCCTTAATTGTGGATTACACCGGCATCGTAAAAGCAGATATCGGAGTAAAAGATGGTCGTATTGTTGATATCGGGAAAGCTGGGAACCCGGACACGATGGACGGGGTTTCACCAAACCTAGTTATAGGTACAGGGACCGAGGTTATGGCTGGAGAAGGAAAAATTATCACAGCAGGTGGAGTGGACAGTCATATTCACTTTATAGCTCCACAACAAATGGAAACCGCCATCTCCTCAGGCATTACAACTATGATTGGTGGAGGAACAGGACCCGCAACTGGGAGTAAAGCCACAACAAGCACTTCCGGGCCTTGGCACCTGCATTGCATGCTCGAGGCGGCAGAGGATTTTCCGGTCAATGTAGGGTTTTTAGGAAAAGGCAACGCGTCAACAAAGCAGCCACTCATCGAACAAATAGAAGCAGGTGCCATTGGTTTAAAACTTCATGAAGATTGGGGATCCACACCTGCGGCGATTGAAACGTGTATGAATGTAGTTGAAGAGAACGATGTTCAAGTAGCCATTCACACAGATACATTGAATGAAGCAGGGTATCTTGAGAATACGCTTGAAGCCATTGGAAATCGTGTTATTCATACGTACCATATCGAAGGAGCAGGTGGAGGGCATGCACCAGATATCATGAAACTTGCATCCTATGCGAATATTTTACCTTCTTCTACTACACCAACGATGCCATACACCGAAAATACGATGGTTGAACACCTTGATATGATGATGGTCTGTCATCACCTCGATCCGAAAGCTCAAGAAGACTTAGCATTTAGTCATTCACGGATTCGAGCTGGTACGATTGCTGCCGAAGATATACTGCATGATATAGGTGCGGCAAGTATGACATCATCAGACTCTCAAGCAATGGGGCGCGTAGGAGAAGTTCTTATTCGTACATGGCAAACAGCCGATAAGATGAAAAAACAACGGGGTCCTTTGCAAGGAGATATGCGGAGCGATAACAACCGTGTGAAACGATACATTGCCAAATACACGATTAACCCGGCCATTACGCACGGAGTCAGTCATGAAGTTGGTTCAATTGAGTCCGGGAAACTTGCTGACCTAGTACTATGGGATCCTGCATTCTTCGGAGTGAAGCCTGAGCTTGTATTCAAGGGAGGTCATATTGCAAGGGCGCAAATGGGCGATCCAAACGCCTCCATCCCCACGCCTCAACCTGTCTTGATGCGGCAAATGTACGCTTCTTATGGCAAAGCAAATGCCTCAACATCACTGACTTTTATGTCACAATCAAGTATAGCCAATCAACTACCGGAAAAGTTAGGCTTACAAAAGAAAATAGCTCCAGTAAAACAGGTACGTCGTCTCAGTAAATTGGATATGAAGCTTAACAACTCGCTTCCTGATATCCAGATAGACCCTAAAACATACGATGTATATGCGGATGGGGAAATGCTATCTTGTGAACCAGTAAATGAACTTCCGCTAACGCAAAAGTATTTTCTATTTTAA
- a CDS encoding cache domain-containing sensor histidine kinase — protein MNSIQSRLLLMLLLFIILPYFLSVLLIYGYTKNSVEKHELANSQEQIEESTEELQQYLNEMLNLPYILYRDTDLFHIFKNEVENSSYLEKNIKNFYLMRKEIRQVRFYMDKGRESITVYNAMVSARKSKPNFLKQLYIEQLYQSNVKHIIEPPHPLVNYNNAAIVPQSDHTKVITFHHKINNVFTEEFLGVISMDVELNKFAQITDDLMQEKEESVYLLNEHDQVIYSSETKLIGHPAPAALKVQLKQGEGENNDILLSKTLSAPLNEWKLVKITPSEVLFREVQQTAYTSIVVGLGVGVLGLIMISLITYKITSPIQQLTRKVRTIEGGYTEVPFDNRRHDEIGYLEKHMKEMMERINLHIDREYKLEIENKENQFRALKSQVNPHFLFNALQSIGAVALRSNASNVYQLVTSLSKMMRYSMQANEWVQVKEEMKYIESYLFLQKERFRNKIHYSVQISPKVLEINIPSMILQPLVENFFKHSYEEGFTDAQLTISGEINDGFLHFIVEDDGASLTDKELQELRNNIYTSTQKGAYGKEHIGLKNIHDRLVLNYGEKAGIKVDTNQEQDFVVEIFIPVENQIAE, from the coding sequence GTGAATAGCATACAAAGCCGTTTGTTGCTCATGTTGCTCCTTTTTATCATTCTCCCCTATTTTCTATCTGTACTGCTCATTTATGGCTATACCAAAAATAGTGTAGAGAAGCATGAACTTGCCAATAGCCAAGAACAGATAGAAGAAAGCACAGAGGAATTGCAGCAATACCTTAATGAAATGTTGAATCTCCCTTACATATTGTACCGTGACACGGATTTGTTCCATATTTTCAAAAATGAAGTGGAAAATTCCAGCTACTTAGAAAAGAACATTAAAAATTTTTATTTGATGCGTAAAGAAATCCGCCAAGTCCGTTTCTATATGGATAAAGGGAGAGAATCAATTACGGTTTATAACGCTATGGTTAGTGCTCGTAAGTCAAAGCCCAATTTCTTAAAGCAACTTTATATTGAACAGCTATATCAGTCGAACGTCAAGCATATCATTGAGCCGCCCCATCCTCTGGTGAATTATAACAATGCGGCAATAGTTCCACAATCTGATCATACAAAAGTAATTACCTTTCACCATAAAATAAACAATGTATTTACAGAGGAATTTCTCGGCGTCATTTCTATGGACGTTGAACTGAATAAATTCGCTCAAATTACCGATGACTTAATGCAGGAAAAAGAAGAGTCTGTGTACCTCTTGAATGAACATGATCAAGTAATTTACAGCAGTGAAACTAAGCTAATCGGTCACCCTGCTCCTGCAGCGTTAAAAGTGCAGCTGAAACAAGGAGAAGGGGAGAACAACGATATCCTCCTTTCTAAAACGTTATCAGCCCCACTAAATGAATGGAAATTAGTAAAAATCACACCTAGTGAAGTTCTGTTCCGAGAAGTGCAGCAAACAGCCTACACAAGTATTGTAGTCGGTTTAGGAGTCGGTGTCTTAGGGTTGATAATGATCAGTTTGATTACCTATAAAATCACCAGTCCGATCCAGCAGCTCACCAGAAAAGTACGCACCATTGAAGGTGGGTATACCGAGGTGCCTTTTGATAACAGAAGACATGATGAGATTGGTTATTTAGAAAAGCATATGAAAGAAATGATGGAACGTATTAATCTTCACATTGATCGTGAATATAAGCTGGAAATTGAGAATAAAGAGAACCAGTTTCGGGCCTTAAAATCACAAGTGAATCCTCATTTCTTATTCAATGCTCTTCAGTCAATTGGTGCTGTAGCTTTACGATCAAATGCTTCAAATGTATACCAGCTAGTGACATCCTTATCAAAAATGATGCGATATTCTATGCAGGCGAATGAATGGGTACAAGTCAAAGAAGAAATGAAGTATATAGAAAGCTACCTCTTCCTTCAAAAGGAACGCTTTCGTAATAAAATTCATTATTCGGTACAAATAAGCCCTAAGGTCTTAGAGATTAATATTCCCAGCATGATTCTGCAGCCTCTTGTTGAAAATTTCTTTAAGCACAGTTACGAAGAGGGCTTTACCGATGCTCAATTGACAATTTCCGGGGAAATAAATGACGGATTCCTTCATTTTATAGTAGAAGATGACGGAGCCAGCCTGACAGACAAAGAGCTTCAAGAATTACGAAACAACATATATACCTCCACTCAAAAAGGGGCGTATGGAAAAGAACATATAGGTTTGAAAAATATCCACGACCGGCTTGTCCTTAATTACGGAGAAAAAGCGGGGATTAAAGTGGATACGAACCAGGAACAGGATTTTGTAGTGGAGATTTTCATTCCTGTCGAAAACCAGATCGCTGAATAA